TTTGTAATCAGACATGCTGAGCGTGATAGATTAAAGGAATATTTTTTAGAGAAAAAAATTCAAACATTAATTCATTATCCAATACCACCTCATAAGCAGAAGGCCTATCGGGAATGGAATAGCATGAGTTTACCCATTACTGAGCAGATTCATAATGAAGTAATCAGTTTACCTATTAGCCCTGTTTTGGAACAAGACGAGGTTGAGAGGGTAGTCAGTGTAGTGAATGATTTTAAGTAATTCACATTCAGCTTCTTTTGATTGTGAACAAACAATCTTATATTTCAGGTGAAGTTAGCATGAGACTTACAACTACAATTTTTATATAGCAGTGAGTGAGATAGATGATCAGAGGTTGAATTATCATGATTTTAATCCTTCCAGTTATGTCTCTTGCTTCCAATAATGAATTCTTCAGCCTTCATGGAATTTTTAGAATTTTAGTTAAATACTTGAAAATTTGTTGTTTTTTTCAATACACTTTATTATTTTATATGAAATTATATATCAATATATTTAATACTTCTTATTTGCCTTAATCCAATCTATCAAATGATTATATAATAGTTTCACTGTGAAAATCTATCTGAAAGGGTTTGGATTTATGTGATTACAATTGAAATAACTACCATTTAGTTCTTTTATATATCATATCATACTGGTTTATTATCACAGAGAAATAAATAGATAAGTTTATTGAATCACTATTTAACATTATTAGTGATCCTAAATATCAATACAACAATTCGATATTGCTTTAGGTTTATATTATTCATAACGCAAGATGAGTTTTCGATTTAGGAGGGCATTGAATGACCGATTCAAGTAATGATCATAAGAGAGTAAGACTATCATTTATTTCGAATAATTTCATAAGGGGAATTATTAAGAAAAGTCATTTTAGAATTACTCGTAGATATTATAGGTTACGATATTTGAAGTGTGGCAAATATGTTGATTTTGGATATCGTTTCAGGTTTTCAATTAAAAAACCATATAAGGCAGTTATTGGAGATAATATATTTATTGAGGAGTTCAATGTATGGAATGCGCAACTAGGCGATATTATTGTAGGAAGTAACTGTTTATTTGGACTTCATAATATTATTATGGGCCCTGTGACAATAGGAGATAGGCTTAACACTGGCCCTAATGTAAGCATTTTAGGACCAAGACATGCTGTATATGGATATGATCTAATTGATGACAAAAGAACAATTATTGGAAATAATGTTTGGATAAGCACAGGATCAATAATTTTTCCAGGTATAACTATTGGAGATAATGTTATAATTGGTCCTGGATCCGTTGTTACAAAAGATGTACCAAAGGATGCATTTTTTCTAGGAAATCCTGCTCGTGATATGTCAAAGGCATTCAAATTTGATTCAGAACAATCTCAACAAAATTGATTATTTTATTCCAGTGAACATATAATTAAGTTATTAATATACTGATATAAATTCCATGTTGCTAAAGGTTTATATCATTATACACATTATGATAGTAATTATTGATTGTTGGTGTAAAAATAGACATATATACAGGTTGTTATATTGCTTTCTGTATTGAAGAATCACAATTCTATGTTGTTTCGAAATTGATTTTTAGAGGTTAAAATAAACTTGAATTAATTAGAGATAGAGTTGACATCATAGTGCCAATTGATATATATATTACCACACTATTGTCCATTTTGAATAACACACTACCAATTATATTTAATTCAGATATTACTACTAAACATATTATTCTTACAAAAAATATATATCCTTTAAAGTTGAAGTAATAATGTGTCAGAGGATAGAGGGGAAAATAACAAATTTATAACACTAACAGAGAGTAAACACTAATTATTTTTTTTTGTTCGTCATCTGAATTAATCAAAATGATATATAATATACAAATATATAATATACAAAAAGTATAAAAAATAATATTGAAGTAGAAGATTATTGTAATGGAGTTATTATAAATGGATACTAATATTAAAGAACTCACAATTCGAGATGTAGCGAATATTATTTTCAGGCATAAGTTTGTAATTATTCTTACCTTTTGCATTATAATGTCTGGTGTTTTTATAGGCATGCAAACCCAAACACCTGTTTATGAAGCGAGGGTAAAGATGCTTATTAAAGGACAGAGTCAAACTTTAGCTGATACCTATCGTGGAATTGGGGCATTTCGTATACATTTAACACAGACTGAGATTGTAAAGTCAAATCCTGTAATAAAACGTGCAGTAAAGGCCTTGAAGATTGATGAACGTCCATTAGATTATGAATTGAATTTTTGTTCTCGATTTAAAAAGCCTCTAATAAGGCATAGAGTTCAATCTATCAAGAGGGAGTTTGAACAATTAAGCCCTAAGGAGCAAAAGGAATTTTTTTTTAAAAGAGCTGTTGGGTATTTAAAACAAAATTTACAAACAGAGTATATTGCAAATACAGATATTTTTATAATCATTGTTAGGGACTTAAGTCCAGAGGGAGCTGTAGCTATAGCAAATGTGATCAGCCGTTCTTATTCAATTTTTGATCAAATGCAACAACTGGCAGAACTTAAACATAGATATGGAAATTTACATCCTTCTGTGATTCAATTAAAGAATAATATTCAAAGAATGAATGATATGCTTTCAGGAGAACCTATTGATGATTTAGAGGCCATAGGTACAGCAAGTGTAAAAATAATTGAACAAGCAACAACGAACTCTTTACCAATTGGAAGGCCTAAAAGACTCGTGTTAATGATTGGTTTATTTATTAGTACCATATTAGGAGTAGCATCTGCTATAGTATTTGACTATATTGATCAGACCTTTAGATCACCTAATGACATTGTCACCTTTCTTCGGTTACCCTTGTTGGGGTCTATTCCTGCAAGACGATTTAGAGAGGATGCATTATTAAAAAAAGAAAAAGCATCAACTCGTTATGCTTATTTTTATGAGGAACTAACTGATCAGATATATATTTTCATGAAAGTACAGAATTTGAAAACTCTTATAATAACCTCACCAGTTCATAATTTAGTGAATACTACTATTGTGCCAAACCTTGGTTATTGTTTTTCTCAGATGATGCAACACAAAACCCTTATAGTTGATGCCAATTTGAGATGTCCAATATTACATACTGTACTAGGTCTTGCTGAAAGTCCAGGATTGAGTGAAGTAATTAATAACAATGATCCAACAAAACACATTGAGGAAATAGATATAAATCTTAATGTTTTACAGGCAGGTGATAATACACTAGAATCTGTTACCATAAGGAATAAATTAAATTTGAATGAGGTTTTTCAAAAAATTAAAGATAAATATGAAGCGATACTGATAGATTGTTCAAATACAAAGTATTTCAATGATATTAATATTTTATCTCAAAATGTTGATGGAGTTTTAATCGTTGTAAACGAAAAAAAAGATCGTCGCCAAGTAGCACAAAGCTTTATCAATCGTTTGCGAAATAATAATGTTAATGTAATTGGAGTGATAATGAATAATCGTAGATTTAAAATTCCAGAAATTATTTATAAAAGACTATAAACAAGAAATATATAAAATTTCGTAGATCATTTATTTAATTATAAGACAGACTGATTATTATTTTATTATAATTATGAGATAAATTAATAGAAAAATAAAGATAACTTATATGAAATGAAAAATATTGATCGTTATAAACATATGGATTTAATGAAGGCATTGGGTATCATATATGTCGTGATTGGTCACACTCAGCCTCCAATTAGAACATTTATATATTTATTTCATATGGCTCTGTTTTTTTTTGTATCAGGCTATTTTTACAGTGATAAATATACATCTAATCCAATAGTATTAATTAAAAAGAGAATAAAGACACTATATTTCCCTTTTTTAAGATATGAATTATTATTTTTATTATTACATAATATCTTATATAAATTGAATTTGTATGATATTAATACTGGTTATAGAGTTTCGGTTACTCAATATACTAAATCAAATATATTTGAAGAAATATTTAGCATAGCTACTTTTTGGAACAGAGAACAGCTTTTGGGAGTTTTTTGGTTCTTTACAGTCCTATTTTTAGTTAATATTATTTTTTGTTTTACTAGATATGTTATACTGAATCTTTTTAGAGTAAAGAATGAATATATTATTTTTGTTATAATATTATGTTTTTTTATTGTTGGCAATCTCCTAACATTTCATTCCGTTTATTTACCTAGAGGTTTAAATAACGCATTTGTAGCATTATTGATATATTATTTTGGTTTTCTCTATAAAAAAATTGAGCACTCAATACCATTTAATTTTTATCTTTCTATTAGTTGTATACTTATGTTATTTCTGAATACTCTTTATGGTAAAGTGAGTTTGGGGCAAAATACTTATTTGAGTCCAGTTTTCTTTATTACAAATAGCATACTGGGAATTTATTTCAATCTTCATCTAGCAAAGATATTGAGTTCAAAAGATATGAAATTGTTATATTATATTGGTGAAAATACAATTATCATAATGGCTCTTCATTTTCTTTGCTTTAAATTAATCAATTTATTGCAAATATATATATATAATCATCCTATTGAGATGATAGCTAAATTTCCTGTTTTGGATGGAAGTAATGGATGGTGGATTTTATATACTATTGTTGGGATATTTATTCCAGTATCTATGAAATATTTGAGTTATAGAATATTTAGCTCTTCTAAAAAATGAATATATTTGTTGTTGCTCTCATAGAGATTCTATCTTTACTCCCAAGTGTAATGCATTTATGTTAGCATACCTTTGAGTGTAATATCCCATTTGCACAAATAAATACCAACCTTTAACAGATACTATAGATACTAAAGAGAAAAATTAAGTATTTATAATAATAAGTCTTTGATATTATTAGAGATTTATGGTTATAAATTATTCATATTAACTGTAAATTCAAGTAATGTATATTGGAGATTATCAAATTATGTTAATAAAGAAAGTGGTTTTAACAGGAGCATCGTTATCAAACGAGAATAAGGGTATAAATGCATTAACCTTAGGTTCAATAATTGCCTTAATCGAGAATAATCCTGGAATAGAGATAGAATTGATAAATCAGAATTATATACATGATAAAATTATTAAACATAAGATAAATATTAAAGGAAATGAAATTGAAATTATTGAAAATTTTATATGGACATCTAAATTTATCTTATGCGCTTTTTTACATATGTTATTCCCTTTTCTTCCATTAAAACTTAAACAGTTTTTGTTTATAGATAACCTGTTTATCTTTTATTATTTTTTTATGAAATTAAAGAGAAAAACTCTTATGATGAACAATCCAACAATTAAAAAATTAATTACTGCTGATTATGTCATCAGCTTAGCTGAGGGTGATAGCTTTAGCGATATTTATGGAATATATGTATTTCTAAGGCAGTCATTGGATAAAGTATTGGCATTAATTTATAAACGCCCTGTTATCATATTCCCACAAACTATTGGTCCTTTTAATTCTTTTATCTCAAATCGAATAACTAAAAAAATAGTCAAGGGAACAAAAAAGATTTATGTAAGAGAAAATCAATCGAAAAATCACTTAATTAATTTGTTTGGCGATCTTCCTAATATGGAGGAAGCAAATGATATGGCATTTTTAATGCAACCTGATGATGTGAAAAACGAAGAGTTTGAATCATTTATTCAAATAGGGATACCTGTTGGTATAAATGTGAGTGGTTTTTTATATAATAATCCAATAGGCATGGATAAAATTAAAAGAGAGGATTTTGATTATGCCTATATTACTGAAAGAATAATTGATACATTATTAAATATTGATTCTAAAATAAAAATTGTGTTTATTTCTCATGTCGGAATTGAAGATTTTTCCGTTTCTAAAATATTATTTGAAAGGTATACTGCTCGTGGATATAAAGATCGTTTGTTTCTATTGGATGATTGCTATAGTGCTTCACAGTTGAAATTTTTTTTAAGCCGTTTAGAATTTTTTACTGGAGCGAGAATGCATTCATGTATCGGCGCTTTTTCAACATGTATTCCAACTGTGCCTCAGGCATATAGTTATAAATTTATTGGCATTACAGAGAAATTGAAATTAGGTGAATATGTAGTTAATCTTAAGAATGATTCTTTGGAGAATATTCTTGAGATAATAAAAAGGGGATTTAATAACAGACAAGATATAAGAAAACATTTAATTAAAATTATTCCTGAAATCAAAAAGGAGTCACTTAAGTGTGGGAAGATCGAATAAAAAAAATATTACCTACGTAGTATCATCTGGACTTTGCCTTAAATGTGGATTATGCTATAGTATCTGCCCTGAGAATGCAATTGCTATCAAAGGAGGTATCGACAAAAATCCTATTGTAAATAATAATTGTGTAAATTGCTCGAGGTGTGTTAAGGTTTGTCCAGGACTTATACCCTTAAGTAAAAATGAGAAAGAAACTCAGTTAGGGATAGTGAGAAACTGTTATATAGGTTATTCGATGGATAATAGTATTCGAAAATCATCCACTTCTGGAGGTATAGTAACTTCAATTAATATTAATTTACTTCAAGAAGCAAATTATAAAGGCGTAATTTGTATCAGACAAAAAAAAGATAATATTTTTGAAAATGAGGTCATTTTAGCTACTTCAATAGAAGATATACTTTCTTCAAAAGGATCAAGGTATGCGCCTGCTTTTGTATGTGGAGGATTGAAGGACCTTAACATAAAAAAAGGTGAAAAATATGTCTTTGTGGGCAAACCATGTGATATTCAAGCATTGACAAGATATGAGACTATTCATAGGGGATATAATTTTTTAAAAATAGCGCTTTTCTGTTCTCGTACCCCGCCTATGACAGCTACAAAAGAGGTATTGGATTCTAACAACGTTGATATTCAGGAGGTGAGAAGATTACAATATAGAGGTAATGGATGGCCTGGATGGTTTATCGCTTATTCCTCGAAAAAAGATGAAATCAAACTACAGAAGGAGTACCTTGATGTATGGGATAACATACTGTGTAAGATTAAATATTATAATAAAAGATGTATGTTATGTCATGATTGTACTGGTGAGTATGCTGATATATCAGTAGGAGATGCGTGGTTAGATGAATATATAGGCAACAGTATAGGCCATTCAGTTGTGATTACACGTTCTAGTATTGCAGATGATATTGTACGTGAAAATATTGATAGGAAAAATATTATGCTTGGGATGGTTAATGAAGAGACGGTATTGAACTCCCAAAAGAGTCTATTAAACAAAAAGAATAATCTTTTTTTGAAAAGAGTTATAGGTAAACTTATATTTGAAAGACTACCAGAAGAGGATATTCCATTTAATCCATCAACAAACGACGTTAAGAGAATTCCTGGTTTGTTAAAATATTATATACTTCATAAATTAATTTATAGAAAACAAAAATAAAAGTTATGATTAAAAATGGAACAATAGGCTTATTAAAAAAGATACTAGGAAGTAAGTCAACCCAGAGTTTTGTGATTATGTCTTCTGTAGCAGTAATACAATTATGTAATAATGTGTATTTGGGAAGAGAATTAACAAAAGAAGAGTTTGGTTTATACAGTTTTGTATTTCTCAACGTAGCGCATTTATTGGCGATTTTTCTCATTTTTGGACAGGGCGCGTCAGTTGTCAGATATTTTTCTTCAAAGACTATTGAGGATTATCAATGGAAGAAATATTTATTTAAATTTCTTTTATTAATTATCTTTCCACTTATAATTACGTCATTTACTGTTAAAATTATTTATCATTTAGATTGGTTTTGGTTCTATATGATTGCTGGAGGTTCATTTCTATTATGTAATACCAATTTGACAGGAGCATTTTTCCGTGCACGTGGATGGTTTAATCAAGCTATTATTATTGAACGAGCCAATCCGATTGTTTTTTTTATTTTGTTATTATTCTTCTTCCTTTTTGGGAAGATGAATCTGGATATTGCATCATATTTAAAGCTTTTCTCTTTTTTATCAGTTATGCCCTTTATATTTTATATTTTAGCTAATTGGAATGAGGGACAAATTCAAGTAGAAACAAAGATATATTCAGATGGAATCTCTCTTTGGGAATTAAGTTTAACCGTTATAGTACTTTATCATATTGACGCTTTCTTTATAGCAAAATTATTGGGTTATAAGGAGCTGGCGTTATTTAGCGTCATGATTGCAATTATGCGAATATATGAATTTGCCAGTGTATCATTGTTTAGCGTATATTCTCAAAAATTTTCAAAAAACAGGGATATTAATATAAAGCTTTTTTTTAAATTTTTATTAATAATAGTATTATTCATAGGAATATTTTATTTATTATTTACTAATATAATTCTTGAGATACTATTTAAAGGAAAATATTATGCATCATTCATTCTGATTGTATTGTTTACAATCTATGGTTCAATCAATCTTTTATATGTGCTTCCATCCTGTTATCTTGTTGGGCATAGCGATAAGAAAGAGATGAGGCAGATGCTTTTGGGAAATATAATTAGCATAGTTATTAGAATAATAATCATTTATGTTTTATATGATTATGGTTTGTTCGGATTTTTGTTAGCTGGTATTATTTCTATGGGAACACGAACCGGAGTGGGATATTATATCATCTTTAATAATAGAAGTAATGCATAAACATGAGAGTAATTATAATCAAAATTATAAAGTGATTTTTACATTATGTTAGGAAAAAATAATTCAATATCAATATTATCATTTTTGGAAATAATAACTGTCGTTATCATCTGTTTATTTTTTGTATATTTATGCCTTAACGATCCTAAGTCGGTTGTATCTTTGGGTTTTGTCATTTTCTGTATTCCTTTAGCATTCTTTTCAATTAAAAAAACAGATAATTGGTTAGTATCAAGAGATGTTACCGATGAGAAAAAAATGTTAACATATTTTATGTTTATCTATCCTCTATTACCATGTCTTTGGGGTATAAATATTGGTGGTGGAATACCCGTTTTCAGAGCTCAAAGAATAGCTGCATTGATATTGATATTTTATCTGTATAGAAGAGGTTTGTTCAGACAGGTATACACAGATTTTATTAAAGCAAATATATTCACTTATCCAATAGTTTTTATTATCATCTCATTTTTAATAACATCTTTCTTTTCCACAAACATGAAGGGAACATTTTTCTATTTATTCTATTTTGTATTTGAGATTTTGATATTACCGGTAGTTGTATTTACAGTATTTAAAACTCGTAAGGATATTGAATTATTGATAAATATAATATGCCTATCTGCCTTTATCCTTAGTATAATTGGTATTTATGAAAGGATTACTGAATATAATTTTTATTCTGTTTTTGGCGCTTATGATGTATCTCATGCTCACGCTCTAGAACATGCACGGAGGTTCGGATCTATTCGAATCAAAGGACCATTTATGCATTCAATTTCATTTAGCTCATATTTAGCTACTACTTTACCTTTATTTCTATATAAGTATTACAATAATTCTACAAAATTGATTATTTCGTCAGGATTAGTGATGTTTGCATTAATATCTACCCAATCAAGAGGAGGTATAATTGGGGCTATACTTATTTTGGGCATATATTTTACCCTATACGACAGGAAAAATATATTCTACATTTTATTATTATCTATTCCATTAATTGTATTAAATTATGATTCTATTGCTGTTTTTTTTAATCAATTAAACCCTACAGGATCTTCAGACCAGGAATTAGCAAATTCTTCAAAAGCAAGAAGTATTCAATTTGAAATACTTTCAGAGTATATCAAACAGAATATAATTATTGGATATGGCAAAGTACCTACTCCAGCAATAATGCGGATTCCAGGTAGGTATAGCAGATCTGTAGATAATTTCTATTTGCTTTTAACCTATAGTTTTGGTTTTTTCGGATTATTATCTTATGTATATTTAATGATCAATATCATTATTAAGCCCATAAAAATATTAGGTAAGAAAATTTACAAAGATAAATTAATAACATTATTACTTACTGGAGTTTTTGCTTTTTATATAATTAATACTGTTGTATCATTAGAAGAGTTTCATTTTATCTTTTGGATATATGTTGGCATATTAGCTAGGCTTTTGGTTAACAGATTAAAGGGCCAGAATGCTTGGTGTTGAAATCGATAGGGAAGGGCGAGTATTGAGGAAGATCCCTTGCGAATTTAGATTTTCTATGTTTAAGAAATTATATTTGCTTCCCCCATAATGGTCTATTTCAAGTAAGATAGAGATACATAAAAATGATTTGTTGTGTTATACTAGTTTCTGAGAAATTGATATGTAATCCCTATTCAAGAAATAAAATTACGATATTAGGATCAGGGATAGGGAATAGGGATTTTAAATTCGTCAGACGATGAGTATAAACTTGATATTTTCGTTTTCCCAAATCAAAATCATACCATCCTTCTGATCTATAAATTGAGGTGATTATTTCAATTCCGACATTCTTTACATTTTTAATCTATTTTTCCCTTCTCCTTGGAACAGGTATCTTTTTCTATAAAAGAACCCAAAATATTGGCGATTACATACTCGGTGGTCGAGGTCTTGGGAAATGGATTACTGCCTTTTCCGCCCAGGCAAGCGACATGAGTGGTTGGCTTTTGATGGGTCTGCCTGGGGCAATTTATTTCGATGGTATACCAGCAGTTTTAATAGCTATTGGACTCTTTGTCGGAACACTGTTTAATTGGAAACTCATATCACAACGTTTGAGAATTTATTCAGCAAAAACAGATTCACTGACCCTATCATCCTTTTTTGAGGATAGATTTAGGGATCCTACAGGACTCTTGCGCATAATCTCGGCAATAATAACACTAATTTTTTTTACAATTTATGCATCTTCAGGATTTGTGGCTGCCGGAAAGCTATTTGAGTCTATCTTTCATATCGATTATAGGGTCGCAGCATCAATCGGGGCATTTATTATTGTGCTATATACTTTTCTGGGGGGCTTTTTAGCTGTAAGCTGGACAGATTTTTTCCAAGGATTATTGATGGTTATAGCTATTATAATTGTTTCTGCTGTTGCCTACAACTCAGTTGATGGTTTTAATGGCATTAGGAGAGCAATGATATCCGAAGGTCAATCTGTTAATATTATACCAGGTAGTAATTTTTCTCTTCTGACAACAATATCTACTTTAGCATGGGGATTGGGATACTTTGGACAACCGCATATCCTCGCGCGCTTCATGAGCATCAAATCCAGCAAAGAACTTCCTCAATCGATGAAAATTGCGATCATATGGGTGTTTATCTCACTTACAGGAGCCGTTTTTATTGGATTTTTATCGATTCCCATGTTTCAAGGGCTATCGGGTGGGGATCAGGAAAAGGTATTCATATATATGATTAATTGTATGTTTAATCCATGGATAGGTGGAATAATGTTGGCGGCTATACTCTCTGCAATTATGTCTACTATTGATTCACAACTTTTGGTCTGTTCATCAGCATTAACAGAGGATTTCTATGAGAAAATTATCAAAAAGGATGCAACTCAGCGAGAATTGGTATTTATTGGAAGGCTGTGTGTGGTTGTCATCTCTCTAATAGCCCTCTCTTTGGCCCTAAATCCCAATTACACCATCTTAAGACTTGTAGCCTATGCCTGGGGTGGTTTTGGCGCTGCTTTTGGGCCGCTGATTCTATATGCTTTATTTTCGAAAAGAACAACTTGGCTATCCGCTCTATCAGGTATGATCATTGGAACGATAACCCTAATACTCTGGAAAGAGATAGGGCTTGGGGAAAAGCTCTATGAGATAGTGCCTGGTTTTTTTGCCAATGCTCTTACAATATATCTAATTAACCACATATCGCCAGCTAAAGATCGAGAGATAATACAGGAATTCATAGATGTTGAGGCCAGCTTAAGGGGGAGGGCAGAGGATAGGTGATTGTTTTGGGGTGTAATTATCCATTACCTTTATCCCTCAATCCAATCAACAGGAATCCTGCCACGAGCAACAGGGTGATCAATCTCTCCCTTTGGGTAGCCAACACATATAGTTGTTACCCATTCATATGGATGGATTATGCCTAACTTTTTCTTTAAACTAGGTAAAAATCTTATTGGAGCCTCAAAACCGATGTAGCATGTCCCTAGACCCAGGGAATGCGCAGCTATAACCAAATTCTGTGAGGCAATGCCTACATCTAAATCCGGATTACTTATACCACGTTTATCCTTTAAGACATGAATAACAACAGGAGCGCCAAAGGTAAGGGTTTCAATCTGATTCATCTTTTCCACTGCAGGAATTGGTCTCTGATCCATGCCATTAACCATGATATAACTTAGAAGGGACACTACCATTCTTCTCCATAGGCTCTTGCCGTTGAATAATCGCTGAAGGGGATTGGTAATCTTAATACATTGCTTATCAACCTCTTCAATCATTTTTTTGTCAGTTACCACTATTAACTTAAAGGGCTGACAGTTGCCAGCTGTAGGCGCAAATCTAGCTGCCTCTATGATTCTATGAATTAGCTCTTTTGGTACGGGCTTATCCTGAAAGAGCCGAATGCTGCGTCTTTTTAGAATTACACTCTCTGTTTCAGTCAGATCCTTTTCTATTTCTTTAAAATCTCTATTCAGATCCCTATCTCCAAAGGGACAGGGGGGGATCATATCCCCAAGCTTATCTTCTGGGGTTTTATATCGTCCAAAGAGAACTCTATATTCCCCTTTTACCCTGATGCAACCTGATTTGCAGACTGCTTCGCAATTATTACAACCGATGCAGGCTGTTTCAAGACCCCTATAGCCTGTCATATATGGGATTTTTTTCTCCTCATCCCAATGCAGCCCCTGAGTTGGACAGGTATCCACACATCTTTTACAATGAGAACATTTATCAGCATCAAACTCAACTTCAGGAAATTGGGTTGGTGGCATGTATGCTCCCCTATAATTTTCGAGAAATCTATTGGAGGTTCCTTCTGCTTTTGCCATAGCATCTCTCCTTTAATGAAAATTAACAAGTCATTCAGTTATGATGTTCAACTTCCTTACCGAGGATAATCTCTCCTTAATATGAGATCCTAAGTTTCTGACTATAATAGGAACAGCATTCTGAATAGAGTAAATCGATCTTAAAATGTATGCTAAATTATCTATAATCTATATACTTATATACATTGGATGCATTCTTACTGAATTCATCTCTCAGCACCCTATCAAGATTCTTTTCTGAGGCGGTTTTCGGAATCTCATCTACAACTTGGATATAGGAAGGGATTGAATTGTTATCCAATGTCTTGGAGATTGATCTGAATAGTGCTGTAGGGTCAATTTCTTTGTCCTTTACTA
This is a stretch of genomic DNA from Spirochaetota bacterium. It encodes these proteins:
- a CDS encoding DapH/DapD/GlmU-related protein, coding for MTDSSNDHKRVRLSFISNNFIRGIIKKSHFRITRRYYRLRYLKCGKYVDFGYRFRFSIKKPYKAVIGDNIFIEEFNVWNAQLGDIIVGSNCLFGLHNIIMGPVTIGDRLNTGPNVSILGPRHAVYGYDLIDDKRTIIGNNVWISTGSIIFPGITIGDNVIIGPGSVVTKDVPKDAFFLGNPARDMSKAFKFDSEQSQQN
- a CDS encoding acyltransferase family protein, translating into MKNIDRYKHMDLMKALGIIYVVIGHTQPPIRTFIYLFHMALFFFVSGYFYSDKYTSNPIVLIKKRIKTLYFPFLRYELLFLLLHNILYKLNLYDINTGYRVSVTQYTKSNIFEEIFSIATFWNREQLLGVFWFFTVLFLVNIIFCFTRYVILNLFRVKNEYIIFVIILCFFIVGNLLTFHSVYLPRGLNNAFVALLIYYFGFLYKKIEHSIPFNFYLSISCILMLFLNTLYGKVSLGQNTYLSPVFFITNSILGIYFNLHLAKILSSKDMKLLYYIGENTIIIMALHFLCFKLINLLQIYIYNHPIEMIAKFPVLDGSNGWWILYTIVGIFIPVSMKYLSYRIFSSSKK
- a CDS encoding polysaccharide pyruvyl transferase family protein, which produces MLIKKVVLTGASLSNENKGINALTLGSIIALIENNPGIEIELINQNYIHDKIIKHKINIKGNEIEIIENFIWTSKFILCAFLHMLFPFLPLKLKQFLFIDNLFIFYYFFMKLKRKTLMMNNPTIKKLITADYVISLAEGDSFSDIYGIYVFLRQSLDKVLALIYKRPVIIFPQTIGPFNSFISNRITKKIVKGTKKIYVRENQSKNHLINLFGDLPNMEEANDMAFLMQPDDVKNEEFESFIQIGIPVGINVSGFLYNNPIGMDKIKREDFDYAYITERIIDTLLNIDSKIKIVFISHVGIEDFSVSKILFERYTARGYKDRLFLLDDCYSASQLKFFLSRLEFFTGARMHSCIGAFSTCIPTVPQAYSYKFIGITEKLKLGEYVVNLKNDSLENILEIIKRGFNNRQDIRKHLIKIIPEIKKESLKCGKIE
- a CDS encoding Coenzyme F420 hydrogenase/dehydrogenase, beta subunit C-terminal domain — protein: MGRSNKKNITYVVSSGLCLKCGLCYSICPENAIAIKGGIDKNPIVNNNCVNCSRCVKVCPGLIPLSKNEKETQLGIVRNCYIGYSMDNSIRKSSTSGGIVTSININLLQEANYKGVICIRQKKDNIFENEVILATSIEDILSSKGSRYAPAFVCGGLKDLNIKKGEKYVFVGKPCDIQALTRYETIHRGYNFLKIALFCSRTPPMTATKEVLDSNNVDIQEVRRLQYRGNGWPGWFIAYSSKKDEIKLQKEYLDVWDNILCKIKYYNKRCMLCHDCTGEYADISVGDAWLDEYIGNSIGHSVVITRSSIADDIVRENIDRKNIMLGMVNEETVLNSQKSLLNKKNNLFLKRVIGKLIFERLPEEDIPFNPSTNDVKRIPGLLKYYILHKLIYRKQK
- a CDS encoding oligosaccharide flippase family protein, with translation MSSVAVIQLCNNVYLGRELTKEEFGLYSFVFLNVAHLLAIFLIFGQGASVVRYFSSKTIEDYQWKKYLFKFLLLIIFPLIITSFTVKIIYHLDWFWFYMIAGGSFLLCNTNLTGAFFRARGWFNQAIIIERANPIVFFILLLFFFLFGKMNLDIASYLKLFSFLSVMPFIFYILANWNEGQIQVETKIYSDGISLWELSLTVIVLYHIDAFFIAKLLGYKELALFSVMIAIMRIYEFASVSLFSVYSQKFSKNRDINIKLFFKFLLIIVLFIGIFYLLFTNIILEILFKGKYYASFILIVLFTIYGSINLLYVLPSCYLVGHSDKKEMRQMLLGNIISIVIRIIIIYVLYDYGLFGFLLAGIISMGTRTGVGYYIIFNNRSNA
- a CDS encoding O-antigen ligase family protein codes for the protein MLGKNNSISILSFLEIITVVIICLFFVYLCLNDPKSVVSLGFVIFCIPLAFFSIKKTDNWLVSRDVTDEKKMLTYFMFIYPLLPCLWGINIGGGIPVFRAQRIAALILIFYLYRRGLFRQVYTDFIKANIFTYPIVFIIISFLITSFFSTNMKGTFFYLFYFVFEILILPVVVFTVFKTRKDIELLINIICLSAFILSIIGIYERITEYNFYSVFGAYDVSHAHALEHARRFGSIRIKGPFMHSISFSSYLATTLPLFLYKYYNNSTKLIISSGLVMFALISTQSRGGIIGAILILGIYFTLYDRKNIFYILLLSIPLIVLNYDSIAVFFNQLNPTGSSDQELANSSKARSIQFEILSEYIKQNIIIGYGKVPTPAIMRIPGRYSRSVDNFYLLLTYSFGFFGLLSYVYLMINIIIKPIKILGKKIYKDKLITLLLTGVFAFYIINTVVSLEEFHFIFWIYVGILARLLVNRLKGQNAWC